The Clarias gariepinus isolate MV-2021 ecotype Netherlands chromosome 24, CGAR_prim_01v2, whole genome shotgun sequence region ATGAAAGATATCTGAGGTgtttttcacttaaagtatTAACAaactggggccaggggtagctcagtggtaaaggcattggactacggttcggaagatcccagattcaaacgccacaaccaccaagttgccactgttgggcccttgagcaaggcccttaaccctcaattgctcggatgtgtaatgagatacaaaaatgtaagtcgctctggataagagcgtctgccaaatgcctaaatgtaacaaACTCCAAGACCAGTATTAACTgttttttaatagtaaatatgCGACAATTTAAAATACAAGATTTCATAGTTATGCATTTTGGGCCACTCTTTGATATTACATGTCACCTAATCCTACTACATCAAAATGATCATCCCTCTATTTAgggtttaaatttttaatttcatgTAAAATGCTCAACATTCAAAATTAAAATAGCAGAATTCCAATACACTGATTTTTCATAGTAATTTAGTGAGTTTCAAATGATCTCTAATTTAAAATGACCCATTATTAACTTTAAagcattataataatattttttggggttttttttgtatttcctaCCCAAACATGTTTCTCTACGGTTTAACTTCCAGCGTTGTAACACCTGATTTCACCTAGTTACTCAAAAGAAGTGATTAATGGTCAGTTCTGagaatgtgattggttgattaaaaCAACCCCGCCTCCAGCCTTGCCTTAAGTATGAGGAATGATTAAGTTGAGTAGTTACCTAGACCACTGTTTTTCTGGTTGGCGTGAAGATGATTTTAACACAATATGTTCTGGTGTTGCTTTTTGTAGCCTCTACCTTTGGACAAAAAGGTAAAATTGCAGTTATATTactagacctttttttttcttttacttggtGAGGCAGTTTTACAAGAAAcatcaaaaacagaaaaatgtcaCAATCAGTCCCTTAACCCATTGGGTTTCTCTATTTCCAGTTTGGCagagattgattgattgattgattgatttgctAGACATATTCTTCAATGCACGTAACTTATTTGTGACCTTGAAAGTATTCTTTTGGTCATGTGTCTAGTGATCGAGTGTACAGACAATGCAGTCACTATAAGATGGAGGCCGAAGTTAACCTGGGTTGAAAAGTTGGACCTTTCCAAAGCTCGTCTGGGGAGTTGCCCACCCTCGAGTTTATCTGTGGAGGATGACGTGCTGCTGTTTTCCGTCCTGCTCAGTGACTGTGGTTTTAGAAGGCTGGTAATGTGCTGGTTTTGTTTGTATACTTGTTTGTATAGTTTTTCAGACATCCAGGCCATTTGAAATTTATTGTAGTAGGAATAAGGGACTTAATAGGACTTTAAGGAATAATCTCTCTTTATTAACTTGTAAGACATTATTAGTCCCCCCATTGACACTTTTGTTGAACTACTTGCATTTTAGCTCATTGGTTTCCAACGCCGCTCAAAATGCTTGTGATGGTACGATTCAGCCCTTGCATTCCCTCTAGTTAAAGACCGCAAACAGTTTTTGTTTAGTCCTTTGATCTGTCCAGCTGTCCAATCTCATCATTACACTTGCTTCAAACTGTTCAGTTTTCCTGGTACTACTGTGAAACCTAACAATCATCACTGTTTGGTTCTCTAGGAAAACGTTCACATTAAACGCCCATTAACTGTAACTGCTCTAGTATTACCTGTTACTTTAGTGTTATACACAGCTACTAATTGCCCATAAGGATAATACACCAACCATCATTAACATAACACCACAATCGCTCAGTATAAGCTTGTGTGTCAGGGTGGAGTTTACCTTTAATGAGCTATGAAAACTTTCCTGTACGAATATAATTAATTACCTGGTTGGAACTGGTTTTGTTCAGGTGAGTGAGGACAAAGTGACGTACACCAATGTGCTGACTTACCACTTTTACCCTGAGCTTTTTTCCATTACTGAGCCAGTGGAGTGTGTTCATAATATGTAAGTATTTCATATTTGAATAAAGTTATATTATGTAATGTATTTATAGAGATGTTGATTCAATGTGCTGGTGAATATTCTTGAACAGATCTAGCAATGCTGGAGTCATgggaaacttgaaaaaggaccTTGTCTTCAATTTGGAGTTGATGAACAGTAAGTGACAGATCTTCAGTGTTTAACAGTGCTTCATGTAAAACTTCAATGTGAAGTTGCCCAATTTTAAATCAATGAAGTTGTATGCAGAGCTGAGAATGGTTGCTCAAAGGTACCCCGGAACATGCAGTTTAAAACAATTTGTGTGTAAGGGTTTATGAAAATATCGTATTTAAGTATAATGGAAATGCCCATAAGTCCTGCAAGCTATCTGCTTCAAATTCAACTTACATTTATCTAGGAGTAGGATTCCTTTCTCCCATATCCTTGGTGATTAACATACCCATAGCCAAACATATAACCAAAATCTAATGCTACCATATTGAAGTATTTTGTCTATCAGGTGTGTAAGCATTTTGTGCTGGCTAACTTGGCATGCATGCTCTGTGGCTGTAAATTTCCTGACATCAGATTGTATTCTTGGATGTAATCTAAAAAAATGATCTGTGCAATAATGCTTagtgcacccccccccccccccttttttttaaatgagaaggttccaggttcaattcccacttccatgaagtttgcatgttctccccgtgcttgaggTGCTCAGCCTGTGGCATTGATGAGGTGGtgttgaagaccaggttgcttcgATAGCAGccaaaaattcaggctttacaTGTCCTGAATCtagaacaataataaaaaaataaaaagagtgttTTATTTGTAGAAGTGCTAATATATTCTGGGAGCTTAAAAGCTTCTTATCTTTTTGCATTTGTAGTAAATTTTCATAGCTTGTACACTGTATGAAAATGGCATCGGTTCAGAACTGTTTTGTTCTATAGGTGATTTTAATGGGCCTGCTCCATCCACTACGTTCTTAGTCGGCACCAGGATTCCCATTCGGGCCAGAGTGGAACACCAGGGACCCAATCCTGTGTGGATTTACCTGCAGCGCTGCATGCTAGCAAATACTCCAGATCTCGCTCAGGCTAGCCGGCTACACAGACTTATTTCTGATGGCGGGTAAACATTGTTCAGTTCTGGTGGGCTCCTGATTTAACGCCACttgtatatattttactatCTGATTTAATGAAATGTACATATGACTGGATTTGTTTAAAGATGTCTCGCCGAAAGCAAAGAAGGAAATGCAACTTTCTTGCCCAGAAGGGAACCTTCGGAAATCAGCCTTTATTTTCAAGCATTTAAATTTGCCTTGGGGGAACAAGTGAGGACTGTTCTGTATTTATACTATATAAAATGGCTAATGTGGGTTTTATGATTGTCTTTTGTAATGAGCAAATTATAAATGGCaatttttcaggttttcctttATTGTGACATGTGTACATGGGATCGCCAGAGTTTCAATGTTGATAAGAAAGCCTGCCAATATTTGAAGGACCAAAACAGGTAATCTGCACTGGCTGAAAGTTAGTTATTCCCATAAACAATGTGCACTTACTTAACAAACTGTGTATATAAATTAGATTATTTGCAACTAGGTGACTTCATCATTCAACTCACTTCACTTTAGAGTTGTGCAGAACCTTTTAAACAAGCTCAAGAATCCCCAAGAGGTGTAGATCTGATTTTCTTTACTTCCCCATTTCTAAAACTGTAGCTTGTTTTAAACATgaactatatggacaaaagtatttgaccaAACCTGTTAATTGATGAATTCGGGTGTTTCAGCCCCCTTATCGCCAGTGAAGGTCAATCTAAATGCTTCAGCATATCAAGAcctcttggacaatgctatgcttccaactttgtggcaacagtttgggaagCGGCCAACATGACTGTGCTCCAGCGCACAAAGCAGAGACTATAAAGACAGTTTGATGAGTTAGGTGTGCACGAACGACTGAcccgcacagagccctgaccttaaccccattcaGCACCTTTGGTATGTCTGGAACAGAGATTGCAAGCCAAGCCTTCTCATCCAATAAAAAGCTTCAGTGCCtgataaatgctctacagaatgaatgggcacacattcccacagaaacactccacaATCATGTGGCGCACTTTACAAGAAGAGTGGAGCAAGAGGGGACCAACTCCAAATTGAAGTAtgtttggatacaatgtcaatGCAGGtctggccaaatacttttgtctgtacagtatgttttgagGGTTTCATTGGATGGTCAATAGTTCCAGCCCTCTAAAGTTGCACTACAATAGAAATGAGGAACTGAGGAACATTATAGAAACGAGGGATTTCTAAAATTCTTTGGATTCTTGgattttaagcctttttttaatattttttttttttgtgatgtacGGTTTGCAGGCCTGAATTGAACATTTTTCATCTGAAGCTATTTGGATGGAAGATTAATTGTCCTTAATGTCCTAGGTGGGAGCTTTTGGATGATCCAGCCCAAAGTTATATCTGTAGCTGCTGTGACTCTACCTGTATTCATCGAACCACCTTTGAGCCTGGTATTGTAACTTTAGTTTTAGTGATGTTGGTTACTAGTTCAGTTGTGATTTGCCTAATTTTAGATCTTTTCCTCAAGGGATGGATACACAGCAGGTTCTTGGGCCTTTTACAATGGTCGATTTTCAACCAAGTGAAGCTGAACAAGGTCTGTATGTGTCGGGTTAATATTGGGGGGAAAAGAAAGTGTGGTGTAGCTTTTAGTATCAGTGTGATTTGGTACTGAGTCTTTGTGGTCAAAGATATAGGTGATGGAGCATAACGTTTAGTTCAGTTATCTGCTTCCCTAGTTGTGATGTCGTCTTGCCTTTTGACTTTCCTCCAGGGATCGATACAAACCAGATTCTTTGGTCTTTTACGACGATTGCATCTCCACCCAGAGCATCAGGTGAGTATGCATTCTGGTAAGCTGATAAGGTATATGTATGTTAAGTGAATATTTTCGAAAGATCATAGCATGTGAATTGTTGTGTGTTTAGGGCCGGGAGGATTTCCTGTGTGGATTTTGGCGCTTGCTGTTTGCCTGGTGCTCATCTTGAGCGCCGGAGCCGTTGCAACCAGCTACTACTTGTGTTTTTGGCGGGGTGGAAGGCTGGGATACCGACCAAGTCGAGAACTTCTGAATAAATATTAAGCTTGTTAATTTAAAGGTTCTAAGATGGTTCTTTTGTGATCTTGTTTCGAGTTAAGAGGTGGGTCCAGGGTGATCACCACTGCTTATGTTTCAGCCACTAAGCCAGATAAAAAGCGTCATCAATTATTCACACCGGAGTAATGTCAGGGCAGCCCTATGTTTACAGCAGCTGGAATGTGAGGCTTATGAACACCATACCAGGCCATGCATTGAATCCACAAGGGGGCTCCACCAGCACTGTCGATCTCAATCATGCTTCTGTCTGGCTAAGAACCTGCAGGAACAGTTCAGGCAGCCAGCATAAACATGAGCTGGCAGCCCTCCATTCTCTGGGGACGATCAAGGCTGAATTTCTCAGCAGAAGGGTGTGCAAGGGAAAAAGACAAAGCACAACGAAATGGGGGTGATTTTAGGAGATTCAAGTATGCATCTAGTTTTCCTTGAGATGATTATAAGAACACGTGGGTCAATGATCAGCATTTTAGCACTACATCTTCGATgtcatttgttttaaatcagtCAATGGTTAAAAGGTTCCAAAAAGACACCTTGTTCCAAATATGGCCAATCGGGTTAATGGCCCTTTACAGTGTAATTAGAGAGAACCTCCACATCAAGCTGGTTTCAACTTTTGAGTTCTGAGTGTGCAAGATGAATAAATGCAGAATTGGGTTCCTTATATTTATAATCTTGTAAAGTCCAATTTTAACTCCTCTTGAAATTTTTTAACATCAACATTCCTTCTCCTATGCTCTGTTCTCTCTCACCCTTCCACCTCCTCCACCCTGCCTTGCCTTAGGGCTGCCTCCGTGGCCTCATTAGAATAATGGGAATGCTGCTGCGACGGGCAGGTcggtggggagagagagagagtaatgtTTTAATTCGCCTGCACGAGTGTCGGGCTCCGGCTGCATCCAAACATTTATTATGAGGCTCCCTTGAGCAATATCACGTCGCATTAGGAGGCCTGAGGAGACAAAGAGCTGATGAATTGAATTAATCTGCAGAGCTCCGTGATAGATGGGCCTGTTCAGCCGGGCTGGGAGAATGGCCACATTGTTCATCTTTCACTTCAATGGCCACAGAGCCACTTTGATTTGAGCCTTGTATTGAAGTCCACAAGTGGGCAAGGAGGGGTCCCTTCTTACTCCTGCTTTAAACATGGCCACAGTAGATTTACACTTGCCTTGCTGCAGTCTACCATAAACTTCTTTACGATGAATGCTTTTGTTTTACAGGGTAAATTTATTTTGCCTTCActagttcagatttttttttcccccatcttaACATTCAACTTGAAACCATTAAAGGAACAATATACCTCTTCATCTAATCTTCATTTACCACATCTAGAGTGTGTTTTCTGCACAGTTGCCACAACCAAGAATCTCAGCATGCTGTTCTGTAATAATCGAAACTGTtctcagaataaaataaaatgttcatccaaatgaggatggcttccctgttgagtctggttcctctcaaggtttcttcctagaGTTTTTCATTGCCACTTTCACCCATTAGGGTCAAGCTGACACTTATAGTtcatacatactttttttttctgttcatgtTCTAATTTATTTCCTCAAAACTGGTATAGCTGTTTTGTGACAACGTCAAGTGTTACACAAATTTAATGGAATTGAGTTGCTGAAATGTCAGTAGGACATCTCAGCCCATCACTCACTGACAAGAAAGGTAAAGATAAAAGTGCTCGAGTGTGACAGATgctgtctatactgctttatcctgtatacagggtcacgcctatcccaggagatttagggcatgaggtgtgGTACCCTCTGGATAAGGTGCCAATCTGGTAACGGCAATTAGCCTCCTGCGGGAGGGGGTCAGAACacctgggggaaacccaccaggcaaggctgagaacatgcatactccaTGTGTGTAGAcccaaacctggaccctggaggtaggGAAGGCAACAGTGGTAACTGCTACGCCACCATGCGGCTGTcttgctaaatgtttttttttttttttgtccccacGTTGGAGCTTCTCAATAAAAGAATCATTCCAGATATTTCAACTTTCCAAAATTCTTCCTCCTGAAAATGTCATGCTATTTCTGATATGCACCTTGAGCTTGATTATTCAAAGACTTCTTACTCAAGAATTCATTTGTCCAAATTCAACAGGTGCCCCTAGACTTCCATCATGAGCGAGTATGATGTAATCATTTTCACTTCTTTTCTAAGTTCAAGGAGATACGTTAAGGTTTCTTGCTTGTGGTACTCCATAAATGGTGACCCGTGAATATGAGAATGAAGGAATGAATGGTTTTTAAACAGTCCTGCAAACTTTGGGGTTATTCAGACGCTGAGGTTTAAAGCGTTGTTTTTACACCTTGTGTATTTGCTTTGCCAGGGAAAGTGATTAGTGGTCAGTAGGGAAGAAGAGGTTATCCTGATGCCAGTAActtaagaaagttaatttattGGGGTCAGTTTCTGGCTCGGACCGGTCCGTCTGCCTAATGGGCGACACTGTGCTGCCCTTACAAATGCACTACAAGTTCGAATTGATTTTTATGTctgataatgtaaaaataatgatttaCTGGGACGGGGAGGTTTGCTGCAAGTTCATTGTtgcattaatttttaacaaggttttaaatcattttcgcTGTCTCTGTAAAAAGTGGTGGACAAAAATAGAGAGGAAAAAGCTTGTACATGCATTACATTTTCGTGGATTGTAAATACTATAAATAGTATAactatcattatatatatatatatatatatatatatatatatatcctgttGTATGTCATTCTTCTCTGAAAACGTTACTGAAATACATACAAGTTAATTCCTTGATTCTTCTTCAGAAGACCGGCTggtttaagtgtttaaaaaaaaagcattacatgAAAGGGAGTTCTACGAGCAGAAACACCTTGTTAATGAAAGTGAGCGGAGAAGTGTTTAAAGTTGAGAGGAAGGCTATGGTTGTTTGAATATTCACACTTTACTGTTGtcttgagcagaaaagcatctcgcTGAACCCACATCGAGTTCTAGTTCAGACTTTCAGAAACTGGAGAACAAGATATGCGACTATCAGAGTTGTGTCTATCCGTCTTTAACCTTTAACTGTCCTAAGTACCTGTTAGGCTCCATTGTTTCCAAAAGGCatatcatcttttttttctatgaattgAATGTCCAAAAGTCAGTTCCTGTATCATGTATGGATGGAAAGATGAATGGatagaaggaaggaagaaactTTGGCACTGAATAGTGCAGGCAAATAGTAATGTGTATCTACATCAGTGCAAATATTGGCATTGTTACTTTTAAGATGCGGGTTGAATAAGATTAAAGAGATACggtagattagattagattaaagagatacagtaaatattatatACCAATTGATAATGCTGCAAAATGGAAAACGGATATAACCAGGCAACGTCCATAAAATTTAAGCAGGATATATacagctctgaaaaaaaaagagacctcagcaaaatacagtttttgttttttccttacaggtgcatgtattGATGAGAGAAATagttttgatatattttttttctgaacagcTGACAATATTgcccaagatcatgcagtatatgcccaaattgcctgtagtgtgtgtgtgtgtgtgtgtgtgtgtgtgcgccctgcaatgggttggcaccccgttcagggtgtactccacctcgtgccctaagtctctttaCCCTCCAGGCCCCCcgagaccctgtatacaggattaagtatAGATGACGACAATGTAGTAAACTGCTGTATTTGTTACTGTACATGCCATGGTAAACTGTAGTacagtatttactatagtaattaaCTAAAGGCAGTAATAGActgtttgcacatgcactttatgttgtctcttttggaTAAAAACGTAGATAGTTctaaaatgtcaatctgtcctGTCCCAGCTAGCCGGCTAATTAGCTCTCCAAGTTAGATAcatagtttttctgttaatttatgttgttaatttatgttgtattgtagcaccttggtcctggaggaacgttgtttcgtttcactgtgcactgaactgtatatggttaaagtgacaataaagcctacttgacttgactactACAGTACTGCGCACTATAGTAAAatgtagtatttactatagtaaacGATACTATTTTTACTGTAGTTTACTATAGAAATCTTACTCCTGTAACATTCCGAAACACTAcagtattttatgtattttatactGTAAGGTTAtgtaatggcttttttttttttttttaaataaactgtgtaAATGAGTAAATGTACAAAtcgtaatttaaaaaaataaaaccgaaAATGTTCAGTTACTTAAGGGCTTTTCATCTTTCATACATTTCATCTCTTTGTACAGATAAAGGTCACTATGTACCCATAGAAATCTGGAGAGAAGTGTGAAGCACCTTGTTTAAAAGAGTTATGGGCAGTTAGTCACATGAAAAAACATGCACAGAGATACACTTACCAGGATCTTCCTTGTCAAGCCTGTAAAGATCAATCAGTCATATTAGACAAATATTGGCTTCTCTATTCTTTGAGAAAACCACTATCTCCACATGGCTCCGACAGCCTGTCATGCAACCAAACTATGAATGACTTCACTGATTCTTTTCATTTGGCCAAaatggtgagaaaaaaaaaaggcattttcagAAGGAGACAAATGTTTGACATATTGTTGCTGTTGAAGTGGCACAACGCAAATGCATCAAGGCATGTGGCAGCAGATTCGAAGCAGAATGCCAGCAGCAGTGTCTGAGGCCTCCACTAAAGACGTTTGCATTCTGAGATATGTCCAAACTGGCGACGTCCAAACAGATGAGCGCTAAACTGTAATCCGCTGAGTGCAACTAATGCCAAACAATTCATCTTAAGCTTTAAACAAGGTCTTTTTTCCTT contains the following coding sequences:
- the LOC128512477 gene encoding zona pellucida sperm-binding protein 3-like, with protein sequence MILTQYVLVLLFVASTFGQKVIECTDNAVTIRWRPKLTWVEKLDLSKARLGSCPPSSLSVEDDVLLFSVLLSDCGFRRLVSEDKVTYTNVLTYHFYPELFSITEPVECVHNISSNAGVMGNLKKDLVFNLELMNSDFNGPAPSTTFLVGTRIPIRARVEHQGPNPVWIYLQRCMLANTPDLAQASRLHRLISDGGCLAESKEGNATFLPRREPSEISLYFQAFKFALGEQVFLYCDMCTWDRQSFNVDKKACQYLKDQNRWELLDDPAQSYICSCCDSTCIHRTTFEPGMDTQQVLGPFTMVDFQPSEAEQGIDTNQILWSFTTIASPPRASGPGGFPVWILALAVCLVLILSAGAVATSYYLCFWRGGRLGYRPSRELLNKY